In the Podospora pseudocomata strain CBS 415.72m chromosome 5, whole genome shotgun sequence genome, one interval contains:
- a CDS encoding hypothetical protein (EggNog:ENOG503NW42; COG:S), whose amino-acid sequence MKVPGILKRGLIPATRLRFTGHMQTIIRNMGDLNNTEAMREHVKPAHDSTYEFKSFAIRPCDEDQDIRKRYRPFLLSDEISESDWVSKLELATAAKMVDTELLVQNKDRLKILVLYGSLRARSFSKLLAYEASRILFRLGCDVRVYDPAGLPVKDDEQHDHPKVRELRELSKWSDGHVWISPEQHGNLTAVFKNQIDWIPLSTGSVRPTQGRTLAIAQVNGGSQSFNAVNSLRILGRWMRMFTIPNQSSIPQAWTHFTDANDPVDGGNRLKPSSNRDRLVDCMEELVKYTIVMRPHFDLFGDRFSEREEAKVKK is encoded by the exons ATGAAAGTTCCCGGGATCCTGAAGAGAGGGCTCATTCCGGCCACCCGACTCAGATTCACAGGCCACATGCAAACAATAATTCGAAACATGGGAGACCTGAACAACACAGAGGCGATGAGGGAGCATGTGAAGCCGGCCCATGACTCCACGTACGAGTTCAAATCCTTTGCAATCCGTCCCTGCGATGAAGACCAGGACATACGCAAGCGGTACCGTCCGTTCCTTTTGAGCGATGAAATCTCGGAGTCAGATTGGGTGTCGAAGCTCGAATTGGCCACAGCGGCGAAAATGGTCGACACTGAGTTGCTCGTCCAAAATAAGGACAGGCTAAAGATCCTCGTGCTCTACGGAAGTCTTCGGGCGCG ATCATTCTCCAAGCTTCTTGCGTACGAGGCATCACGCATTCTCTTCCGCCTCGGCTGTGATGTAAGAGTGTACGATCCAGCGGGTCTCCCAGTCAAGGATGATGAGCAGCACGACCATCCCAAAGTGCGTGAGCTTCGGGAGCTTAGCAAGTGGAGTGACGGGCATGTCTGGATCAGTCCCGAACAACACGGGAACTTA ACCGCCGTCTTCAAGAATCAGATCGACTGGATCCCACTCTCAACCGGCTCTGTCCGACCCACTCAAGGGAGGACCCTGGCTATTGCGCAGGTCAATGGCGGTTCCCAGTCGTTCAACGCCGTCAACTCTCTGCGTATTCTGGGCCGTTGGATGAGAATGTTTACTATTCCAAACCAGAGTTCCATCCCGCAAGCATGGACGCACTTTACGGATGCCAATGATCCTGTGGATGGAGGAAACCGACTGAAGCCAAGCTCCAACAGGGATAGGCTCGTGGATTGcatggaggagctggtcaagTACACCATTGTTATGCGGCCACACTTTGATCTGTTTGGGGACCGGTTCAGCGAGAGGGAAGAGGCAAAGGTTAAAAAGTGA
- a CDS encoding hypothetical protein (EggNog:ENOG503NZBI; COG:S): MQAIYANAWQVVVWLGGYHGITAENSACSEADYCLQRHQLEKAFYVCTGLGSWRFVYSWLFNLDRVFAEQAVAGLIDIDKRGWWERLWVIQEMALATGRVLLQCGKSVCHYNLYCAMRLKMIERFDNMTDLQRTSAVAMQTFVEITELFRYPEDLLPTGSLIRLWLVQLISRAAGQERRQQFRKQKLALRLQYILLRTNGHFKCRDVQDRRWWHYGSYTWTAQYWPIFRPQFVIKDQKEVHQAIARSSRDSHDKAQFFMDLAQYLGTRTGRLSILDCANCMADQDFQAPSWPPVWTRPTDDDVYVFAISQDYVPPDKFHFSTDSRTLTLQGRTRGTINVVRITNTSQPDHTQPLQRELEIWLYLPMEFKMTILVISAAVFRNVSATRRTATIALMKRWFAVGSPEGTIEHQIWTVRLTDWDRNYPMCLVWRLFFKAVWRELRHGHWRRTRVRMVWLAFVLALSFPGIHYAINHLESLGVMFRRAMFSMNNRGQDTTLVYSFDARAGEMGVLKAGEAVPGDQLVFVPGCYHHLVLRKLSDMKKKTQWRLAGLVAMGPKGGLERTACTEAQWEQHERDGALQEYLII; this comes from the exons ATGCAGGCAATCTACGCCAATGCCTGGCAGGTCGTTGTGTGGCTTGGGGGGTATCATGGTATCACTGCTGAGAACAGCGCTTGCAGCGAAGCGGATTACTGTTTGCAACGCCACCAGCTTGAGAAAGCCTTTTACGTATGTACTGGACTAGGCAGCTGGCGCTTTGTCTACTCCTGGCTATTTAACTTGGACAGAGTATTCGCCGAACAAGCTGTTGCCGGTCTGATCGACATCGACaaaagagggtggtgggaaagaCTTTGGGTTATACAGGAGATGGCATTGGCCACAGGGAGGGTCCTGCTACAGTGCGGCAAAAGCGTTTGTCATTATAACCTTTACTGCGCCATGAGGCTGAAGATGATTGAACGGTTCGATAACATGACTGACCTTCAACGCACTTCCGCGGTAGCCATGCAGACATTTGTTGAAATCACAGAGTTATTTCGTTATCCGGAAGATCTGTTGCCTACAGGCTCTCTAATCAGATTATGGCTTGTTCAACTCATCTCTCGTGCTGCTGGCCAAGAGCGCAGGCAACAGTTCAGAAAGCAGAAGCTAGCACTCAGACTACAGTATATCCTCCTGAGGACCAATGGCCACTTCAAGTGCCGGGATGTGCAAGATCGACG CTGGTGGCACTATGGC TCGTATACCTGGACCGCCCAGTACTGGCCCATCTTTCGGCCACAGTTTGTTATCAAGGACCAAAAGGAAGTTCATCAGGCAATTGCTCGCTCGTCCAGAGACAGTCACGATAAAGCTCAGTTCTTCATGGACCTGGCACAGTATCTGGGAACTCGAACCGGCAGACTGTCAATTCTAGATTGTGCCAACTGCATGGCTGACCAGGATTTCCAAGCGCCCTCCTGGCCACCGGTTTGGACCAGACCTAccgatgacgatgtctacgTATTTGCAATCAGTCAGGACTACGTACCTCCTGACAAGTTCCACTTCAGCACAGATTCAAGAACTCTTACTCTACAAGGACGGACCCGAGGAACCATCAACGTTGTgcgcatcaccaacacctcacAGCCCGATCACACCCAGCCGCTGCAGCGAGAATTGGAGATATGGCTGTATCTTCCCATGGAATTCAAAATGACAAT ACTTGTCatttctgctgctgttttcAGAAACGTGTCAGCCACGAGGCGGACCGCTACCATCGCACTCATGAAGCGATGGTTTGCGGTTGGCAGCCCTGAAGGCACCATCGAACATCAGATCTGGACTGTGAGACTGACTGATTGGGACCGGAATTACCCGATGTGTCTGGTATGGCGTCTTTTCTTCAAGGCCGTCTGGCGGGAACTCCGGCATGGGCATTGGCGACGGACAAGGGTGCGTATGGTGTGGCTCGCCTTCGTCTTAGCATTGAGCTTCCCAGGTATACACTACGCGATTAATCACCTGGAATCGCTGGGGGTCATGTTTCGGAGAGCGATGTTCTCGATGAACAACCGCGGCCAAGATACCACACTGGTTTATAGCTTCGACGCTAGAGCTGGTGAGATGGGCGTTCTGAAAGCGGGCGAGGCCGTTCCAGGTGATCAACTCGTCTTTGTTCCAGGATGTTACCATCACTTGGTGTTGCGAAAGCTGAGTGacatgaagaagaagacgcagTGGCGGTTGGCTGGCCTTGTTGCTATGGGTCCCAAGGGTGGCC
- a CDS encoding hypothetical protein (EggNog:ENOG503P4NX; COG:S), which yields MPVTNLRNPLKRGKDPEPREPEHSDPESPERSPTGQKRPRHDPTSPLCAECQAFDLDNYFDKAPSVLEAWRNGELKAGVKPRSTPVRAKDGSWYFEDAVPIHYFEDRLKPDTKCPLCQFFRQMRVQPDKHEKYKLLALPSSESWLFQIDLLKEWKEMWDKLQDSVFMIVVPDLEWLPPMGHEHTWIEKEVPSVGMICRLRADEAPEELMRPRELRNEVDLGLVRDWLDNCMKKHGNACRSRTSDDVVERGFRVIDCEADPPTVEVQPWGVPYAALSYVWGTSPEDQVEWPRTVLDAVSATKDIGLRYLWVDRLCINQSDGDEKAYLVSKMAAIYEAAEVTIVAAAGNGAGHGLPGIRDTPRRPQPHYTLDSGNALVSTLRDPRRDILESSHWTRGWTYQEGILSNRRIVFTEHQVYWECRNMAAQESIDTKLFHRFSQVEEFADDDGAANSKVLWKEREDEELVMADFMLGGIFKGDASSGGPFCSAEGSVHTGGDDPYRLDYGFPPHLSATLRAQLRGLNEHIRAYSHRRLTHGTDSLPAFLGITSMYRRFPELYLLHGLPLYLDGSVPACSTTQVTFAMSASGWYHRSSIQPETTFISEPCSRRPHLPSWTWAGWEGPVSWRAPPAIEHCSNMTDMIDAISAKQPPHPLWVAEFHVFNSAPLAENNMPARTVRLRECHSGEALDAEQPDAIVLQNPYVLKYSTRHPVSESKKKWDWTARAGRVGSRSVQSDQNVPWDTKQYRIAGRLSFVAMSVEMTEEEWTKKHFDGELVSVLMYATRWNPEEQSGHGGAHFMTLKKVRSFRGRTSIWERVGVLYLVIPKVSLDKCVTGDDLLRQAPVERREMTVIIE from the coding sequence ATGCCCGTCACAAACCTTCGCAACCCCCTAAAACGAGGCAAGGACCCTGAGCCACGAGAACCGGAGCACAGCGACCCCGAGTCACCAGAACGCAGCCCGACGGGACAGAAGAGGCCAAGACACGacccaacctcacccctcTGCGCAGAATGTCAAGCCTTCGACCTCGACAACTACTTCGACAAAGCCCCTTCAGTTCTCGAAGCATGGCGTAATGGAGAGTTGAAAGCTGGGGTGAAACCCCGCAGCACCCCAGTTCGAGCAAAGGATGGGTCTTGGTACTTTGAAGACGCAGTACCTATCCATTACTTCGAAGACCGACTGAAGCCAGACACAAAGTGCCCTTTATGCCAGTTCTTCCGGCAAATGAGGGTGCAGCCAGACAAGCACGAAAAGTACAAGCTGCTTGCTCTCCCTAGCAGCGAGAGCTGGCTGTTTCAAATTGACCTGTTGAAGGAATGGAAGGAGATGTGGGATAAGCTTCAAGATTCGGTCTTTATGATTGTTGTTCCTGATCTGGAGTGGCTGCCGCCGATGGGACATGAGCATACTTGGATTGAGAAAGAGGTTCCCTCGGTGGGAATGATATGTCGGTTGCGAGCTGACGAGGCGCCTGAAGAGTTGATGCGTCCAAGGGAGTTGCGAAACGAGGTGGATTTAGGTCTCGTGCGAGACTGGCTGGATAACTGCATGAAGAAACATGGGAACGCTTGTAGGAGCAGGACTTcagatgatgttgttgaacGCGGCTTCAGGGTGATTGACTGCGAAGCGGACCCTCCCACGGTAGAAGTCCAACCGTGGGGGGTTCCCTACGCCGCGTTGAGCTACGTGTGGGGAACAAGCCCTGAGGATCAAGTTGAATGGCCAAGGACCGTCCTGGATGCCGTTAGTGCAACGAAGGATATCGGACTGCGATACCTTTGGGTCGACAGGCTGTGCATCAACCAGTCAGACGGTGATGAAAAGGCCTATCTGGTCTCCAAAATGGCAGCCATCTATGAGGCAGCTGAAGTAACCATTGTCGCCGCGGCCGGCAACGGTGCTGGTCACGGTCTTCCGGGTATTCGGGACACCCCCCGAAGACCACAGCCACACTACACTCTTGACAGCGGGAACGCTCTTGTCTCGACTCTTCGAGATCCGCGCCGTGACATTCTCGAATCAAGCCACTGGACGCGAGGCTGGACATACCAGGAAGGTATCCTCTCCAACAGACGCATCGTCTTTACCGAACATCAAGTCTACTGGGAATGTCGAAACATGGCTGCTCAAGAGAGTATCGACACTAAGCTCTTTCACAGATTCTCACAAGTTGAAGAGTTTGCCGACGATGACGGGGCGGCCAATAGCAAAGTTCTCTGGAAAGAGcgagaagatgaagagcttGTCATGGCCGACTTCATGCTAGGCGGGATCTTCAAAGGTGACGCTTCGAGCGGAGGCCCATTCTGCAGCGCCGAAGGTTCCGTCCATACCGGGGGGGACGATCCATACCGTCTGGACTATGGCTTCCCGCCGCACCTCAGCGCCACCCTGCGTGCGCAACTCCGCGGACTTAACGAGCACATTCGGGCGTACTCCCACCGGAGGTTGACCCACGGTACAGATTCCCTGCCAGCGTTTTTGGGAATCACCAGCATGTACAGACGCTTCCCTGAGCTTTACCTCCTCCACGGCCTGCCTCTCTACCTCGACGGCAGTGTCCCAGCCTGTTCCACCACGCAAGTTACTTTTGCCATGTCAGCGAGCGGGTGGTATCACCGGAGTAGTATACAGCCAGAAACAACATTCATCTCAGAGCCTTGCTCTCGAAGGCCACACCTTCCGTCATGGACGTGGGCAGGATGGGAGGGGCCTGTTTCCTGGCGGGCTCCTCCCGCTATCGAGCACTGCTCCAATATGACGGACATGATTGACGCCATCTCGGCGAAGCAGCCCCCGCATCCCCTCTGGGTAGCGGAATTTCACGTCTTCAACTCGGCGCCTTTAGCAGAGAATAATATGCCTGCACGAACGGTGAGGCTGAGGGAATGCCATTCTGGTGAAGCTCTCGATGCAGAACAGCCAGATGCAATTGTGCTCCAAAATCCGTATGTGCTGAAGTATTCCACACGACATCCAGTTAGCGAAAGCAAGAAGAAATGGGATTGGACAGCCAGGGCGGGCAGGGTGGGCAGCAGGTCAGTTCAGTCTGACCAGAATGTTCCGTGGGATACGAAACAGTATCGGATTGCTGGGAGATTGTCCTTTGTTGCTATGAGTGTGGAAatgacggaggaggagtggacAAAAAAGCACTTTGACGGGGAGCTGGTGAGTGTTTTGATGTATGCGACGAGGTGGAATCCTGAAGAGCAGAGTGGCCATGGAGGGGCGCATTTCATGACGTTGAAAAAAGTGAGGAGTTTCAGGGGTCGTACTTCGATTTGGGAGAGGGTCGGGGTGCTTTACTTGGTGATTCCCAAGGTCTCGCTGGACAAGTGTGTGACGGGGGATGACTTGTTAAGGCAGGCTCCGGTGGAGAGACGGGAGATGACTGTTATTATCGAGTGA